The region aggggaaaaaaaattgaagaccaacccatttgaagggcaaacagTGCAATTTCCTCGAATGAGATCTTGCACCACTAAGGAGGAGCGTGAGATGATTAGGATcgtttcattaaaaaaattaaggtatcaTCTCGAACCCCTAAGAATGAAGAGCTTTAGAAGGAGTGTTTACCTTTTAGTTGGGCTACTCAACGCGACATTGAATTAGTCAAAGCAATTAGTTTCAGATACAGGATGATTTGACCTTTAACGAAAAAAGATACTTTTTGATTTAGCTAATATTGCAGTGCTTAGAGATTTGAATCTAAAatataagtaatttttttttgtagaaaagtATAAAGACCTGTTTACCATACCTCTTCAAGAATTAAAAAAGTTCTCTTCAAGCACAAGAGTCAAGAAGAGTTGTCTGACAAAATAAAGTTGTTGAAGATATTTTTTATGCAAGACACCACAGAGGAAAAGTCAATTACCCCCCTTGCAAATATTGCAAAAAGAAAACACACTTTGAAATGTTTTTATTGGTGGAGATTTGATGCGTTTGTTAAAATCGTGAATAAATAAGTTATGTTATAAAAGTGCGCAAGTTCAAATATATTCATAGCAATTTAGAAGCACTAATAGCAAAAGTAGAAATTGAAGAGGAGCAACTTCTTTTTTATTGCAACGGCTGAAGCAAGTGAGGATTGCTCTATGTTACCTTTATTGTTGTTATAAATTTACTAGCTAGAATAATTAAGTgttcaaattcaaatttgatACACTAATTTGGGAAGAATGTTAAAATTCACTTAGAGAAATtctataataattatttttcttctacttTAGGTtctatattaattttaaaatatctattttccttttagtttagaaatattttataaatttttagaatACTTACTTCTTTCTAGTCTATGATTTACATTAATCGTAAAATATCCGTTTCCCTATTAATTCAGAATTTATAAGAGTGATAGtatattttccttatttattcCCTTTAGTTATTACCTATAAATAATGATGttctattttaaattaactCAATGCATCATCATTCATTCTCTctaatttctccaattttctcaactTTAAATTGACATGAGCTTAACAATTCTATGCGCCTGAATGTGTCATTTCCTTCTTCTGACGTGTTGCCTTTTGACTATCTTTTCTAGAAAGAGACCATAAATATGTTAACACACACACTTTATGCCCCCACATAGATTCATGACTAGCCAACAATAACAAGTTGACATTGCTATTTGTTAGGAGCAATATCAAATACTATCATGAGTCAGCAACCTCTTGCTTAAAAGTATCTTGCCATTCATTACAAGAAAGAACTTTTTGGTCTTTCCTAATTACAAACCTGTTTGGATTAATTGGTTAAAAGTAATTGATAAATATCCTACCTTGTAAACTATTTTAAGTGttaaattgattttataagTAGTTACGTATCTGGATAGAAGTGCTGAAATTGATATTATAAACAGTTAATGTGCTTGGTAAACTATTAAAGTGATTGAAATGTCCTTACAACTGtatacaagaaaaatataaatctaAACATATTTTACATAAGAAAGACAAATGATGgaaatagaatagaaaaataattaggAGTCGTGTTTAGAAGAGTAGATATATAAGAGATTATAAGAAATAGTAGAGATAAGATAATaaaaaatttgatcaaacaaaaaATGACACACTAAAAAAGTCATAAGCTGAGAGTGACCAACTTATACCTTTGAGCTGAATTTGGCTtacaattattttaattttggtaTTTATCGAACACATAGATAAATTAAAAAGCATTCATAATCTAGCCAAACGCCCTCTAAGTTGTGCATTATAGAAAGAGTGAGTTATTCTCGTTCTTGTGGAGATACATATAGTGTATAATCAAGTAGATTAGTTAGGACGGATATGATGTGGTGGAGAATCATAGGTGATTCTTAAGCGGGTTCTATGGGTTCAATTAAACATGCGGTTCGAACTATATAATTTTGTATTAATATCTAAACGATTAATTTATACATTTAATAAAATCTATctaaaatcttgaattcaccTACGTTTTCGTCCAGAGAGGTTTACTGCACAAAAGCGCCGAGGCGCAGGCTCCCGAAGAGAGAAGCCCAACGAATGTCAGATGCAAAGCCCCCCATCTCATTAAGATCATATTGGCATACTTtcccaaagaaggaaaaaaaaaaaaaacagaccCCGTTGAAGACAAGAGACAAGGTCATTTATGTCTATTGCCCCTTTCACGGAGTCGTATATGGACGCTCATACAACTCCCAACCAGAAACCAGTTAGCCTTCCTTCTTGTGCTTGACCGGTACTTGACCTTATGTGTTAAGATTCTATATTGGATTTGTCATTGTGGAGAGTTAGGTTAAATAGTCacgtatgatgattagcatcaTCATGAACTAGAAGGAAATGGCACTATGTTGAATTATTAAAGAATGGAGAGAGTACCCACaccataataatttttttaaaatccccTAACAAGATTATATTCCATGTTCGAATGTGCCCGCTGATCACCGGAATCTTAGGGAAGGGATTATAATTGATGTTGACCACCAACTATTTTTCTTTGCAACTACGACTTTTAGAGAAACATAATGGGAGTAACAAATGACAAAGGGATCGTGACCGTCCAACTCATTCCCATTGTTTGATCaaatcaaatatataaactataataacaataattacagtagcaacaataacaacaatacaacAATTTTAATGTAAATTTACTGGTAAAGAATTATTGCACTATCTGTCTTTTTGACCTGGTTATAATAAtagattattgattttattttctagTTATTAATTTAACCCTCTTATAAGTTCCTTCTTGTTGTAAGTTTTATATACTGTCATGCACAAAAGTTAAGTACTATTCATAATTCGTTTCTCTGAATCATTAGTAAATTATTCTTCCTATACTACCCTTTCAGTAGCGCCAAATTCGTTCACCACTAGTGGGAACATTGAGGGTAATATGGTAAAAGCACTGAGTTATGTTAGCCGGCAGAATGTATAGTGCACCTTTCAAATTTCGAACATATATTACTAGTAGTATGTAGTGTGTATTTTAATGCATTGAATGAGAATTATTGCTCTTTCACTGAAGCAATTATTAATTTCTTATGAGCTTCTATTCTCTTCTCCAACAGAAAGATTCTTTCTTAGCCATTCCAAATCAAGGCTACatacttcttttctttcatttttttttttcgttcttTGCCAGTTTCCTGCATGTCTATTCTTTGAATAGCATATTCTAACCTTCTTACATACACAAGAATATCAAGATGTTTGACGCATTGCTAAAAAGCAAGTTCTACACCAAATGGTGAGATTGtcaattctttaattttctatCTTGTTTTCTTAGTATTAACTGAATAGGAGTAcattttgtttcattttctgGGATGGTGATGCCTCAACTTTTTTGCGACTAAGGCATAGTAATAATTGTCGGTGATTCTTGTCATCATAAAAGTAGTCTTCATTTcctttttgtgtgtgttttgtGTGGTACAGCAAGTCTACAATGAAGCTGACAAAGACTCGAATCGTGATGATCAGAAAAAAGAGAGATGCTATgctgaaatacttgaagaatgATATGGCTGACCTTCTTAAATCTGGAGTGGATGTCAACGCTTACGGCAGggtaattttcttttctcaaaGCTTGGTTTGATATTCTTAAGGATCTTTTTGTTTGATGATAATGCAGACATTAGCATTTCTTATTCCTCAATATTGTCATTCATTTGTTTCATACTAGTTCCTTTTCTAGATTCTGTATGACTTTTAGATGAAGTCTGtgtattttctccttcttctccgATGTTTGGATAGCTTCATAGCTCGATCAATTGATTATGATCTAAGATTTCTTGTTCATGTAATGAACAGGCTGAAGGCCTTCTAGTTGAGCTGAATATCTCAAGCTGTTACGACTTATTGGAGCAATATTGTCTGCATATTTTGAGTCATCTCACAACTATGAGTAAACAGAGGTACATTggattttttttcccctttaggTGATGCCAGAAGTATCTGAGACCTGAATTGTTAATATTTCATTTGCATATAGTGCAATTTATGTTGATATGCTGCTTCCTCTTCTCACCATCCCAGTTGTCAAATGAAGTTGATATTTCATATGTCAATGTCTAAACTTGGAAAGCTTTGCATAGAGAACACCCTCAAACTCCACTACCTCCCCAAAATAATAAACAAAGGAGACAAGGAAATTACCATTTTTTCAGTTGCATTTGCCTTCACTTTCTCATGCAATTGTCATCTTGTCACTTAAGTTTCATTTGGAGCCTATTTGGTTGCATAGATAAAGACTAAAGAGAGGCCAAAATATTTTAGAAGGACCTTCCAATTTATCTTGGCTTGTTGGGATGacccttctttcttctccgaccCCTATTTACCGAGGCAGGTGAAGACTAATAAAAATTAGGttgtatatgattttattagaTGGAACGGGTGATATACAAACTTAATGCTCAAGGGAAGGAAAATACTATTTCTCTTGAAGCATCTTTCAAAAAGCTAAATTTGTTCTGTAAGGAAGAGAGGGAGCAATAGATTTTATGCAACTAAAATGTAGCAGTGTTTTTTAACTCCATCTTTCATGTATGTTATAGAAGGGGAGCCTCGGTGTAACTGGTATGTTATAGAAGGAGGTCATGGGTTCAAGCTAGtgaaactctctctctcttgcaAAATCTTTGCCAAAGGCTGCCGCTCACAATGTGACCCCCCTCGCGGTCCATTCCTTCTCCTGACCCCGCGCATAGCCGGAACTTAGTGCACCGGGCCGCCCCTTACATGTGTGTTATACACTCTATAATAACTGTGAGGTGAGATGGcatattgaaaatatttttacttttactttccATGCTGAACTTCTCCATACCAATCCCTTAGTTCCTGGTAATTTTTGTTGTTAGGGAGTGCCCAGAGGATTGCAGAGAAGCTGTATCGACTTTGATGTCTGCAGCAGCAAGATTTTCTGATGTGCCAGAATTACGTGAACTGAGAGCTATATTTACTGAGAGATACGGAAATTCcctcgatttttttttgaataaagaaGTAATTTACTCATTGTCTTCAGCAACATATAGTACtcatacataacttaattttactCGGAACTCTTTTTGCTTCTCCCTTTAAAacaaattcattctcattcttGACAGTTTATTACAAAGCTAAAGTCACAACCACCAACAAAGGAGATGAAGCTTCAGTTGCTGCAGGCAATAGCAGTAGAATCTGGTGTAAGATGGAATTCAAAGGCTTTGGAGCATAAGCTACATAAACCACTGATACCTGTACAAGTAAGCTTCTATACAATCACCAGAGAAATTCATGTATCTTGTCATTTGTTGGGATCTAAGTCAACTTGCATtgatatcataatacttatagtaaTGTGGAGAATTGGATGGAGTTCCTTTGTCATTTTTTGGCCATCACATCTTTGAGTCTCCAGGTTAAATATTATGGTTTCTTTTACTATTAATGAACAGAAGGAAATGATGATCCTTCCAATTAAAAACTGAAGTGCAATTATCAGTCAAGTGCATTCTTATGTTGGTGAGGTATTGGATGATTGATTGATTTTGGCATTCTGGCTTCAACTTTGTGTGCAGGCGTTCCTAAACGAGTTTTTAGTTGTTTCTTACTGTCTGTTCTTGATTCAACACACTTCCACTATGGTGTCCTAGTAGATACCGTTACTTTCTATCGAACCACAGTACTATTATTTGATTAGATCATCGAAACTTACATAGTTCATGGCAAAGTTTCTGCTTCTGTATATAATCACATTGTCCTTAAATTGTAGTTAGACTATGTCGAAGAAAGTTTCCCAGCCTAATCAGTCTTCTTTTGCACTTTATACCTATCTTTCACAGGGCTTTCCAAATAGTCATAATGATGAAGAGCACAAATTGCGCAAGAAACTGGATGCATCAGCTCAGAGGAAAGAGCATCAAAAAGCTAAACTTAATCATGAGAATGCAAGGGAACATGTGACTTCAAAAGCGACAAGGGAGCATCATTCATCTCATGGAAGAAAAGAAGTCCATGGTGATGTACAAAGTTTGCCTAGGGGAAGGGAGAGTGACAAACAGAAAAGCGATAATGTAAGGCGTGCATCCAATAGATATTTAGATGACACGCCTCCAATAAAAGGTATTGAAGCGGATAGTATTGGCAGAAAAGGACAACAAAATGAACCCGCAGAGATCATTAGAAGTGTTTCTGAAGAAGAATCTGATGACAAAAAGCCATTCTATTATCGGTCATTTCAGCCTAATTACAACAAGTCAAGAGCATGCATTTCAAAAAACAGTTCAGATGCATCTCCTATCGGTTCCACTGGGGAGGCTCAGGGATATACAGAGATGACTGAGAGGGCGAAAGATGAAGATACCTGTGTAAATGATACAATCAAAAAGCTAAAACCGAAATCAGTTAGGACACGTCTGCAGCCAACGCGTGGTTGTGAGGAGGACTCGGGTAGACTGAAAGGCAAGGAAAGGGAGAAGGGGTTTACTAGTGGAGTGAAAGAAGTAGCAAGAGATGGAAAACATGGCATAAAAATCGCAAACGGTGATCATCTTGATCAACGGGATGAAGAGGAAAAGATGATGGACAGTCTTTTAATGCACTATACGAGGAAACAGGTCCAAAATGATCAACTTAAGACACCAAAATCAGTCGTTAAGCTATCTAAAGTAGCTCAAGTTGAGACGGATGGAGTCTCACGGCAGAGATTTCCAGCATCCATACCTGTTGAATTGAAACAAGCAAGTCCAGTAGCACTCAAAGAAGCAAATTCCTTTGAACATGATATGTTGAGTCCAAATGGGCATATCCATCCGAAGCTGCCAGATTATGATGACTTTGTCACTCGACTGGCTTCTCTCAgaggaaaataaaaaggaataacTTTGTACGTAGTTAGATGGAACCGTTGTACCATTCTTCATCTTACTGGTTGCTTTCTCATCAAATTCTTTGTTAATGAGTTAGGATGGTTATCAGGAAGTATATAAAAGTGTACATGTGCGTTGGGCATATAATTCATGGCTAGCATTGAACTGTGGAGAATACTATATCAAGAGCAAGAACTTTTAGGAGTATCACATagaaggaaaggaagaaaagagaagTCCAAAGGTATAGTAAATACTCGATCGCTTGAATGGTCATTTAACTTGATGAACGGCCATCAGAATCAGCTATCTTTTTCTTGTCTTTCAAAAGTATCTTACTTTACCTTGTTCACTTTAATGGTCATTTTAGTCGGATTTTGTATTTTTGGTGAGAATTAATGATGTGGCAagtttaattttaagaaaatagttAATACACTAATTTAGAACACGACGAATTTAAAATAGTTAACTTGTGATGAATGGACATCAATCTCTTAAAGGTAAGATGATAGAATTTATGGGTTCACACTTTGCTAGTTCACAATCTGAGAGTTTACTTAAAACAGTCTAAGGGACCTGGTCCCTAAACTGTTTTCACAGATAATgacaagaagtaaataagacatgatatttacgtggaaaactccttgctcaagggattaaacaCCACGACCTACCGgagtaggatttccaacttcactaaaaTGAGCACCTTCAGCttacaacctattgcaacctaggaattaaactcttaatccctaACCCTTACAATACATCCATTGTAAGCAcctttacaataactctattacAAAGCTCCAAgtcttgactaactctagccaacgACTTAACTGAtacttagctaactctagcctagaaAATAAAGTTACAAAGATTGAAATCTGTCCTACTATGATGCTTCTTGATAGGCAGTGCAGGAATACAAATTAAGAACACGAAACAAGACTCAACTATCCTAAGGACTTCAGATGTCTTCAGTGGCAGGAACTGGTCCCTCTGATTGTTGAGATCTTGTTCTTGTGGGCACCTTGAGAAAGGTGGCTGCTACATTTGAGAGAAATgtgattttcagatttgcaaGTGTTAGGTCAAATAATCCCaacatgttgtgtatatatataagaccaAGTAGAGAGCATGCCGGAAACATGTCACCATGGATGGTGACTTTTCAAGGACATTTAGCTTTTAGCATACATACGAGCCGCCGCAATTTCGCCTGTCGTATGCAGATTACACGTGCGAACGATTAGCCTTTTACGGTTTAAGTACGACT is a window of Lycium ferocissimum isolate CSIRO_LF1 chromosome 12, AGI_CSIRO_Lferr_CH_V1, whole genome shotgun sequence DNA encoding:
- the LOC132040961 gene encoding uncharacterized protein LOC132040961; this encodes MFDALLKSKFYTKCKSTMKLTKTRIVMIRKKRDAMLKYLKNDMADLLKSGVDVNAYGRAEGLLVELNISSCYDLLEQYCLHILSHLTTMSKQRECPEDCREAVSTLMSAAARFSDVPELRELRAIFTERYGNSLDFFLNKEFITKLKSQPPTKEMKLQLLQAIAVESGVRWNSKALEHKLHKPLIPVQGFPNSHNDEEHKLRKKLDASAQRKEHQKAKLNHENAREHVTSKATREHHSSHGRKEVHGDVQSLPRGRESDKQKSDNVRRASNRYLDDTPPIKGIEADSIGRKGQQNEPAEIIRSVSEEESDDKKPFYYRSFQPNYNKSRACISKNSSDASPIGSTGEAQGYTEMTERAKDEDTCVNDTIKKLKPKSVRTRLQPTRGCEEDSGRLKGKEREKGFTSGVKEVARDGKHGIKIANGDHLDQRDEEEKMMDSLLMHYTRKQVQNDQLKTPKSVVKLSKVAQVETDGVSRQRFPASIPVELKQASPVALKEANSFEHDMLSPNGHIHPKLPDYDDFVTRLASLRGK